A single window of Streptomyces sp. NBC_00464 DNA harbors:
- a CDS encoding response regulator transcription factor, which translates to MPVTVLLVDDEPLVRAGLRAVLEAQPDIKVVGEAGDGAAVIPLVRQLRPDVVAMDVRMPLMDGIEATRVVLRTVPDPPKILVVTTFENDEYVYEALRAGADGFLLKRARPAEIVHSVRLVAEGESLLFPAAVRRLAAEYGTSKAREAMEKASLTEREAAVLRLMARGLSNAEIAARLVVGVETVKTHVSAVLAKLGARDRTQAVIAAYESGFVSPS; encoded by the coding sequence ATGCCGGTTACCGTTCTTCTGGTCGACGACGAACCCCTGGTCCGTGCAGGACTGCGCGCGGTCCTGGAGGCCCAGCCCGACATCAAGGTGGTGGGAGAGGCGGGTGACGGCGCCGCGGTGATTCCGTTGGTGCGTCAGCTGCGTCCTGATGTGGTGGCCATGGACGTCCGCATGCCGCTGATGGACGGCATCGAGGCGACTCGGGTGGTGCTGCGCACGGTGCCCGACCCACCGAAGATTCTGGTGGTGACGACGTTCGAAAACGATGAGTACGTCTACGAGGCGCTGCGTGCGGGCGCGGACGGCTTTCTCCTCAAGCGGGCCCGGCCGGCCGAGATCGTGCACTCGGTGCGGCTCGTGGCAGAGGGCGAGTCCCTGCTGTTCCCGGCCGCGGTCCGCCGGCTCGCCGCCGAGTACGGCACGAGCAAGGCTCGGGAGGCCATGGAAAAGGCCTCGCTCACCGAGCGCGAAGCGGCCGTGCTGCGGCTGATGGCCCGAGGTCTGTCCAATGCCGAGATCGCCGCCCGGCTCGTGGTGGGCGTCGAAACGGTGAAGACCCATGTCAGCGCCGTGCTGGCGAAGTTGGGGGCGCGGGACCGCACCCAGGCGGTCATCGCCGCCTACGAGTCCGGATTCGTCTCTCCGAGCTGA
- a CDS encoding ATP-binding cassette domain-containing protein, which translates to MTTIDVNDLTKDYGATRAVDRLTFSVRPGRVTGFLGPNGAGKSTTMRLVLGLDRPTGGTATIGGRTYASLGDPLRHVGVLLDAQAAHGSRTARNHLLALATSNGLSGARVEQVLEEAGLGHVGGRRIKTFSLGMRQRLGIAAALLGDPEVVMLDEPSNGLDPEGIIWIRELMKRLAREGRTVWVSSHLMNETSSFADHLIVLGQGRLLVDLPMQEFLDSRSRPRVRVRVPTIESPRLGELLTRKGYRAQQSDDGYWTVDGARADEIGALAATEGVPVLQLVDEQPTLEQAYLDLTAGAAEFESAASTSTTRQEA; encoded by the coding sequence ATGACCACTATCGACGTCAACGACCTCACCAAGGATTACGGCGCCACCCGCGCCGTGGACCGTCTCACGTTCAGTGTGCGTCCCGGCCGGGTCACCGGATTCCTCGGACCGAACGGCGCGGGCAAGTCCACCACCATGCGACTGGTTCTCGGCCTCGACCGGCCCACCGGCGGCACCGCCACTATCGGCGGGCGGACGTACGCATCTCTGGGTGATCCACTTCGCCATGTCGGGGTACTGCTTGACGCGCAGGCCGCCCACGGCTCGCGGACGGCGCGCAATCACCTGCTCGCCCTGGCCACGAGCAACGGTCTGAGCGGGGCAAGAGTCGAGCAGGTACTGGAGGAGGCCGGACTCGGTCACGTGGGGGGCCGGCGGATCAAGACGTTCTCCCTCGGCATGCGCCAGCGCCTCGGGATAGCGGCGGCACTGCTCGGCGATCCCGAAGTGGTCATGCTCGACGAGCCGTCGAACGGTCTGGATCCGGAGGGCATCATCTGGATCCGCGAGCTGATGAAGCGGTTGGCACGGGAGGGCCGCACAGTATGGGTCTCCAGCCATCTGATGAACGAGACATCGTCGTTCGCCGACCATCTGATCGTCCTCGGGCAAGGACGTCTGCTCGTCGACCTCCCGATGCAGGAGTTCCTCGACTCCCGGAGCCGGCCCCGGGTACGAGTGCGGGTTCCCACGATCGAATCACCCCGGCTCGGTGAGCTCCTGACACGCAAGGGGTATCGGGCCCAGCAGAGTGACGACGGGTACTGGACCGTCGACGGGGCGCGAGCGGACGAGATCGGGGCACTCGCCGCCACGGAAGGCGTTCCGGTTCTTCAACTCGTGGACGAGCAGCCCACGCTGGAACAGGCCTACCTGGATCTCACGGCCGGGGCAGCGGAGTTCGAGTCCGCCGCTTCCACATCCACCACCCGACAGGAGGCCTGA
- a CDS encoding sensor histidine kinase yields MLSFLRPLTAPVTYTRWLHLLMPGAAVSVWLFISMDTPWVPVVLAALVGLIPGMRLAEGIQAQLLLTPEERGRPEATISVAPSASWSERWRTALWLEIRLVCAGLAGMATVWLPATTVDLVRSAAGSEPSAEWFAAGLGTHWWAALLAPVPLVILLAVVVGCGELITAAARWLLGPTPKQRMTALEERTEQLLERNRIARELHDSIGHALTIAVVQAGAARAARDPAFTERALAAIEETGRDALDDLERVLRVLRESGTPSGQRPSLSEAGRLLDSARGSGAEVDANVSGPLEQVPPSVSREGYRILQEALTNVLRHSGSVAVRVRITVADGRLDLEVSNPLVGSTAAPGGGSGLRGIRERAALLGGSARTGPCKGEWMVHASLPLHRIG; encoded by the coding sequence ATGCTCAGCTTCCTCCGCCCGTTGACTGCGCCAGTCACCTACACCCGGTGGCTGCATCTGCTCATGCCTGGCGCCGCAGTGAGCGTCTGGCTGTTCATCTCGATGGACACGCCCTGGGTTCCGGTCGTCCTCGCGGCCCTGGTGGGGCTGATTCCCGGCATGCGCCTCGCCGAGGGGATCCAGGCGCAGCTGCTGCTGACGCCCGAGGAACGGGGCCGCCCCGAGGCAACCATTTCAGTAGCCCCCTCCGCCTCGTGGTCCGAACGATGGCGGACTGCGCTCTGGCTGGAGATACGGCTGGTGTGTGCCGGACTGGCCGGTATGGCGACGGTGTGGCTGCCGGCGACGACGGTTGATCTCGTCCGCTCCGCGGCCGGTTCGGAGCCGAGCGCCGAATGGTTCGCCGCCGGGCTGGGCACGCATTGGTGGGCCGCGCTCCTCGCTCCGGTTCCCCTGGTGATACTGCTGGCCGTGGTCGTGGGATGCGGGGAGCTGATCACTGCTGCCGCCCGGTGGCTGCTCGGCCCCACTCCGAAACAGCGGATGACCGCGTTGGAGGAGCGTACGGAGCAGCTGCTGGAGCGCAACCGGATCGCGCGCGAGCTGCACGATTCGATCGGGCACGCCCTGACGATCGCCGTTGTTCAGGCGGGTGCGGCCCGCGCCGCGCGCGACCCGGCGTTCACCGAGAGGGCACTGGCGGCGATCGAGGAGACGGGCCGTGATGCGCTTGACGACCTGGAACGAGTGCTGAGAGTGCTGCGCGAATCGGGCACGCCGTCGGGGCAGCGGCCGTCGCTGAGCGAGGCAGGCCGTCTGCTGGACTCCGCACGCGGTTCCGGTGCCGAGGTCGATGCGAATGTTTCGGGTCCGCTGGAACAGGTACCGCCGTCGGTGTCCCGAGAGGGGTACCGCATCCTCCAGGAGGCCCTCACCAACGTCCTGCGTCATTCCGGATCGGTTGCGGTCCGCGTCCGCATCACCGTCGCCGACGGCCGACTTGACCTGGAAGTATCAAATCCGCTCGTGGGTTCGACCGCCGCCCCTGGGGGTGGAAGTGGTCTGAGGGGCATCAGGGAACGAGCCGCTCTGCTGGGCGGCAGCGCCAGGACGGGACCGTGCAAGGGGGAATGGATGGTGCACGCGAGCCTTCCTCTGCACCGCATAGGCTGA
- a CDS encoding tyrosine-type recombinase/integrase: MDLRHELMEGRADIPRVGAVLPARGVHPPYIVVNGYDDEIKPVTAYLRDLALNDSSPLTVRSYGYGLLRWFRLLWLLGVTWEKATEAETAALTGWLRSAVNPQRRRKSADGPAPGSVNLRTGKPVLRAGYAPRTINHALSVVSGFYEFHAHQGNGPVTNPVPVSPQRRRALAHRSPLEPKPVLGRARLRQKVADRPPRSIPDQLWDELFERMGCERDRALLEFYVSSGARAEELLGVGIGDLDWAGQKIYVISKGTRERQAVPASPQAFVRLARYLDEIGTPPTDGPLWRTRRGADRPMSYWAMRRVLQRANEALGTNWTLHDLRHTAANRMANGGKLTLPEVQAVLRHANIQTTSRYLAVRVEEIFDKLTEHYNAPRIERSYPTGYAADDIAAVFGA, from the coding sequence GTGGACCTGCGACACGAACTCATGGAGGGACGGGCGGATATTCCCCGCGTCGGGGCTGTGCTCCCGGCGCGAGGCGTCCATCCGCCGTACATCGTCGTCAACGGGTACGACGACGAGATCAAGCCGGTCACCGCGTACCTGCGGGACCTGGCCCTCAACGACAGCAGTCCGCTGACGGTCCGCAGCTACGGGTACGGGCTGCTGCGCTGGTTCCGGCTGCTGTGGCTGCTCGGTGTGACCTGGGAGAAGGCGACCGAGGCCGAGACGGCTGCTCTGACCGGCTGGCTGCGCTCGGCGGTGAACCCGCAGCGCCGACGGAAATCGGCGGACGGACCGGCCCCGGGCTCGGTGAATCTGCGGACCGGGAAGCCGGTGCTGCGGGCCGGGTACGCACCGCGGACGATCAACCACGCCTTGTCGGTGGTCAGCGGGTTCTACGAGTTCCACGCCCACCAGGGCAACGGTCCGGTCACCAACCCGGTCCCCGTCTCGCCGCAGCGTCGCCGGGCGCTGGCCCACCGCAGCCCGCTGGAGCCCAAGCCGGTGCTCGGCCGGGCCCGGCTGCGGCAGAAGGTCGCCGACCGACCGCCCCGGTCGATCCCCGACCAGCTGTGGGACGAGCTGTTCGAGCGCATGGGCTGCGAGCGCGACCGCGCTCTGCTGGAGTTCTACGTCTCCAGCGGCGCCCGCGCCGAGGAACTGCTCGGCGTCGGCATCGGCGATCTCGACTGGGCGGGCCAGAAGATCTACGTGATCTCCAAGGGCACGCGGGAACGCCAGGCGGTTCCGGCCTCGCCGCAGGCGTTCGTGCGCCTGGCCCGCTACCTCGATGAGATCGGCACCCCGCCGACGGACGGGCCGTTGTGGCGGACCCGTCGCGGGGCGGACCGGCCGATGTCCTACTGGGCGATGCGCCGCGTCCTCCAGCGCGCCAACGAGGCACTGGGCACCAACTGGACCCTGCACGACCTGCGGCACACCGCCGCCAACCGGATGGCCAACGGCGGCAAGCTCACCCTGCCCGAGGTCCAGGCCGTCCTGCGCCACGCCAACATCCAGACCACCAGCCGCTACCTGGCGGTCCGCGTCGAGGAGATCTTCGACAAGCTCACCGAGCACTACAACGCCCCGCGCATTGAGCGGAGCTACCCCACCGGCTATGCCGCCGACGACATCGCGGCGGTGTTCGGTGCCTGA
- a CDS encoding ROK family transcriptional regulator: MGRLTGGDPSLLRRINSAVVLHALRGAESPTLTDLTRITGLSRPTVEGVVEGLFEAGLVVESAPDGAEARRQGRPARRFRFRAEAGHLLGIEIGPHRVSALLSGLDGRIIGAGSREVSETACADDRLDRVRTVVADVLRRTGVARSSLRAVGVGSPGIVEADGTVRLGTALPDWTGLALGERLRRSFRCPVLVENDANAAAVAEHWKGAATESDDIVFVLAGLSPGAGSLIGGRLHRGFGGAAGEIGALHLLGRDVTPERLLSTTDTPLDPLDEHAVAAVFAKARHGDEQAQAAVERFIQRLVHDVAALVLALDPELVVIGGWAAGLDGVLDPLRGELARYCLRPPRVTLSLLGEAAVATGALRLALDHVEEQLFAVEGTVTARR, from the coding sequence GTGGGCCGGCTGACCGGTGGGGACCCGTCGTTGCTGCGTCGGATCAATTCTGCGGTGGTTCTGCATGCCCTCCGGGGTGCGGAATCACCGACCCTCACGGACCTGACCCGGATCACGGGCCTGTCCCGGCCTACGGTCGAGGGCGTCGTGGAGGGGCTGTTCGAGGCCGGGCTGGTCGTCGAGTCGGCCCCCGACGGTGCCGAGGCACGTCGTCAGGGCCGCCCCGCCCGCCGGTTCCGGTTCCGGGCCGAGGCGGGACATCTGCTGGGCATCGAGATCGGCCCGCACCGGGTCTCGGCGTTGCTGTCTGGGCTGGACGGCCGGATCATCGGCGCCGGCTCTCGTGAGGTTTCGGAGACCGCCTGCGCGGACGACCGCCTCGACAGGGTACGGACCGTGGTCGCCGATGTCCTTCGGCGCACGGGCGTGGCCCGCAGCAGCCTGCGCGCGGTCGGCGTGGGCAGCCCCGGCATCGTGGAGGCCGACGGCACCGTCCGGCTGGGCACCGCTCTTCCGGACTGGACGGGCCTGGCGCTCGGTGAGCGCCTGCGGCGCTCGTTCCGCTGCCCCGTCCTCGTGGAGAACGATGCGAACGCGGCGGCCGTCGCGGAGCACTGGAAGGGCGCGGCCACGGAGTCCGACGACATCGTGTTCGTACTGGCGGGCCTGAGCCCGGGGGCGGGCTCGCTGATCGGCGGACGGCTGCACCGCGGTTTCGGCGGGGCGGCCGGCGAGATCGGTGCGCTGCATCTCCTGGGACGTGACGTCACACCGGAGCGACTGCTGTCGACGACGGACACCCCCCTGGACCCGCTGGACGAGCACGCGGTCGCCGCAGTGTTCGCCAAGGCCCGGCACGGCGACGAGCAGGCGCAGGCCGCCGTCGAGCGGTTCATCCAGCGCCTGGTCCATGATGTGGCGGCGCTGGTCCTGGCGCTCGATCCGGAGCTGGTGGTCATCGGCGGCTGGGCCGCCGGGCTGGATGGGGTGCTGGACCCTCTCCGCGGTGAGCTGGCCCGGTACTGCCTGCGGCCCCCTCGGGTGACGCTGTCACTGCTCGGTGAGGCGGCCGTGGCCACCGGTGCCCTGCGGCTGGCGCTCGACCATGTCGAGGAGCAGCTCTTCGCCGTGGAGGGAACGGTGACGGCCCGCCGCTGA
- a CDS encoding SAM-dependent methyltransferase: MSRFEVTPIGTVRNDRTDVQHTDNWGSVRSTITVDERFGDACLQGLEGFSHVEVLFVFDRFPESADYREPHPYRGRPDLPPVGVFAGRGPRRPNRIGVTCCAIESVDGRELTVVGLDAVSGTPVIDLKPTMAEFCAVNIQQPEWVSRLMSEYFQP, translated from the coding sequence ATGTCACGCTTCGAGGTCACACCGATAGGTACGGTCCGCAACGACCGGACGGACGTCCAGCACACGGACAACTGGGGTTCCGTCCGCAGCACGATCACCGTCGACGAGCGCTTCGGCGATGCGTGCCTCCAGGGATTGGAGGGCTTCTCCCACGTGGAGGTCCTTTTCGTCTTCGACCGGTTCCCGGAAAGCGCCGACTACCGTGAGCCCCACCCGTATCGCGGCCGCCCCGACCTCCCGCCCGTTGGTGTCTTCGCCGGCCGCGGCCCCCGCAGGCCGAACCGCATCGGGGTGACGTGTTGCGCCATCGAATCCGTCGATGGCCGCGAACTGACGGTGGTGGGCCTCGACGCGGTCTCCGGCACCCCGGTCATCGACCTGAAGCCGACGATGGCGGAGTTTTGCGCAGTGAACATCCAACAGCCGGAATGGGTGAGCCGCTTGATGTCGGAGTACTTTCAGCCATAG
- a CDS encoding ABC transporter permease yields the protein MSTTAVLRSEWIKIRSVRSVAGSLTAVFLATMAVTVLTFATVGQAEADNADADLVFGAFYALNFGQIAAISFGATAISSEYVSGALRMSLAAVPRRTLFYTAKMSLIGGAALAVGLVTSFSSFLVGQLFMGEYAIGLGEPGALRAAVGSGIYLALMTLFAAGLTVLFRSAVAVLSLLIPFILIVSFVVGDIAGGVADYLPDRAGQLVLHQHPDSSLGPWTGLCVTAAWAGVALLAGWWALRRRDA from the coding sequence ATGTCGACCACCGCAGTTCTGCGCTCCGAGTGGATCAAGATCAGATCGGTGCGCTCCGTCGCCGGATCCCTGACGGCTGTATTCCTCGCCACGATGGCCGTCACGGTGCTCACCTTCGCCACTGTCGGACAGGCCGAGGCGGACAATGCGGATGCCGACCTCGTGTTCGGTGCCTTCTACGCTCTGAACTTCGGTCAGATCGCGGCCATAAGTTTTGGAGCGACAGCGATCTCGTCCGAGTACGTCAGCGGCGCGCTGCGCATGTCGCTGGCTGCGGTTCCGCGCCGCACCCTCTTCTACACAGCCAAGATGTCGCTCATCGGAGGAGCAGCTCTTGCCGTAGGCCTTGTCACGAGCTTCAGTTCGTTTCTGGTCGGGCAGTTGTTCATGGGGGAGTACGCCATCGGGCTGGGAGAACCCGGCGCTCTGAGGGCCGCCGTCGGCAGCGGCATATATCTCGCTCTGATGACTCTCTTCGCCGCTGGGCTGACAGTCCTTTTTCGCAGCGCGGTTGCTGTGCTCAGCCTGCTCATCCCATTCATCTTGATCGTTTCGTTCGTCGTCGGAGACATCGCAGGCGGAGTGGCTGACTATCTGCCTGATCGAGCCGGACAGCTGGTGCTGCACCAGCATCCGGACAGCAGCCTGGGGCCCTGGACGGGGCTATGTGTTACGGCTGCGTGGGCCGGAGTGGCCTTGCTGGCCGGATGGTGGGCACTGCGACGCAGAGATGCCTAG
- a CDS encoding tyrosine-type recombinase/integrase, with amino-acid sequence MPETQLRTTGLSRRHGPVAEGLQFPSRFVGGPITPEPAVAATPPRPHGEFATASVSALSQVAGSSSIWPDRPRATRLNWKDSTRVLLEYLLTFPGKRWQERWDASPLGQGQIAAEEVGSRRTTGNGVVAGIRALYCLRVIQPTPLAFRRNPLPNYGAMFMAAQEDPLLHEYAEQVRAHQFRQVHRRDAINELCMLLTIQGVALSDVTPAALLHFTHENRKARSSLKPGSPVSNRLIGRGVWNVLHAMGHFPPSTPESMRAALLRGQRSIEELVDQYEISNQAVRGLLINYFARRKADTDYATLKDLICKLTRHFWKNIETINPDQTDLRISPEDYTTWRQMITVKDDGKPRVGQDSIVIALRSFYYDLHTWAAEEPERWAVWVAPCPVPPAELRGLGARRRRVNERSADRTRQRQPLLPLLVNHVETRYDRARLLLERADKAAEDEVFTHEGTEYRRVISESDRKFLRHGDAVPTRVREVDSGRIIHIGTDEEAAFWEWATVETLRHSGVRIEELCELTHLGIRQYQRADGEVIALLVIAPSKTDRERVIPMSAELFHVVASVIRRHTRTGRPIPLVSRFDYHDKVWSAPMPFLFQRQNGTTPMVFSSATFQVMLARLCEQLAETHHEFRGLKFTPHDFRRIFATELVNSGLPIHIGAALLGHLNIQTTRGYVAVFDEDVVRHYQEHLQHRRHIRPQGEYRDATNEEWSEFEEHFDRRKVELGSCGRPYGTPCQHEHACIRCPVLHISPKMLGRLEELEADLLARLRRAEEENWLGEVEGINLTLTFLRAKRDETQRRTRRPAVDLGIPQPRPRATGGKE; translated from the coding sequence GTGCCTGAGACGCAGCTCCGTACCACCGGCCTCAGCCGCCGCCACGGCCCGGTCGCCGAGGGCCTCCAGTTCCCCAGCCGCTTCGTCGGCGGCCCAATCACACCGGAGCCCGCCGTCGCGGCTACGCCTCCGCGGCCGCATGGAGAGTTTGCAACCGCCTCCGTCTCAGCCCTGTCGCAGGTGGCCGGCTCCTCCTCGATCTGGCCCGACAGGCCCCGCGCCACCCGCCTGAACTGGAAAGACTCCACGCGCGTGCTGCTGGAGTACCTCCTCACCTTCCCCGGGAAGAGGTGGCAGGAGCGATGGGACGCCAGCCCGCTGGGGCAGGGGCAGATCGCTGCGGAAGAGGTGGGATCGCGCCGGACTACGGGCAACGGCGTCGTCGCTGGAATCCGGGCTCTGTACTGCCTGCGAGTCATCCAGCCGACACCGCTCGCCTTCCGGCGCAATCCTCTGCCGAACTACGGGGCGATGTTCATGGCCGCCCAGGAGGATCCGCTCCTGCACGAATACGCCGAGCAGGTGCGCGCCCACCAGTTCCGCCAGGTGCACCGCCGCGACGCGATCAACGAGCTGTGCATGCTGCTGACCATCCAGGGCGTCGCCCTCAGCGATGTCACCCCGGCCGCGTTGCTGCACTTCACCCATGAGAACCGGAAGGCACGTTCCAGCCTGAAACCGGGCAGTCCGGTGTCCAACCGCCTGATCGGCCGGGGCGTCTGGAACGTCTTGCACGCGATGGGGCACTTTCCTCCCTCCACGCCCGAGTCGATGCGGGCCGCCCTGCTGCGCGGACAGCGCAGCATCGAGGAACTCGTCGATCAGTACGAGATCTCCAACCAGGCCGTGCGCGGCCTGCTCATCAACTACTTCGCCCGCCGCAAGGCCGACACCGACTACGCCACCCTCAAGGACCTCATCTGCAAGCTCACCCGCCATTTCTGGAAGAACATCGAAACGATCAACCCGGACCAGACCGACCTGCGGATCTCACCGGAGGACTACACGACCTGGCGCCAGATGATCACCGTCAAGGACGACGGCAAGCCCCGCGTCGGCCAGGACAGCATCGTCATCGCACTGCGCAGCTTCTACTACGACCTGCACACCTGGGCCGCCGAGGAGCCCGAACGCTGGGCGGTCTGGGTCGCCCCCTGCCCGGTCCCTCCCGCTGAACTGCGCGGGCTGGGCGCCCGGCGCCGGCGCGTCAACGAGCGCTCCGCCGACCGCACCCGTCAGCGCCAGCCGCTGCTTCCGCTGCTGGTCAACCACGTCGAGACCCGATACGACCGGGCCCGCCTGCTGCTGGAACGGGCCGACAAGGCCGCCGAGGACGAGGTGTTCACCCATGAGGGCACCGAGTACCGGCGCGTCATCAGCGAATCAGACCGTAAGTTCCTGCGTCACGGCGACGCGGTCCCCACCCGCGTCCGGGAGGTCGACAGCGGGCGGATCATCCACATCGGCACCGATGAGGAGGCCGCCTTCTGGGAATGGGCCACGGTCGAGACCCTGCGGCACTCAGGCGTGCGCATCGAAGAGCTCTGCGAACTGACCCACCTGGGCATCCGCCAATATCAGCGGGCAGACGGCGAGGTCATCGCGCTCCTGGTCATCGCGCCCTCGAAGACCGACCGCGAGCGCGTCATCCCGATGTCCGCCGAGCTCTTCCACGTCGTCGCCTCGGTCATCCGCCGCCACACCCGCACCGGCCGGCCGATCCCGCTGGTCAGCCGGTTCGACTACCACGACAAGGTGTGGAGCGCACCGATGCCGTTCCTCTTCCAGCGGCAGAACGGCACGACCCCGATGGTCTTCAGCAGCGCGACCTTCCAGGTCATGCTCGCCAGGCTCTGCGAACAGCTCGCCGAGACGCACCACGAATTCCGAGGGCTGAAGTTCACCCCGCACGACTTCCGAAGGATCTTCGCGACGGAACTCGTCAACAGCGGACTGCCCATCCACATCGGCGCCGCCCTGCTGGGCCACCTCAACATCCAAACCACTCGTGGATACGTCGCGGTCTTCGACGAGGACGTCGTCCGCCACTACCAGGAGCACCTCCAGCACCGACGCCATATCCGTCCCCAAGGCGAGTACCGCGACGCGACCAACGAGGAGTGGTCCGAATTCGAGGAACACTTCGACCGGCGCAAAGTCGAACTCGGCTCCTGCGGACGTCCCTACGGCACCCCCTGCCAACACGAACACGCATGCATCCGCTGCCCGGTGCTCCACATCAGCCCGAAGATGCTCGGCCGCCTCGAAGAACTCGAAGCCGACCTCCTCGCCCGCCTACGGCGGGCCGAGGAAGAGAACTGGCTTGGTGAGGTCGAGGGCATCAACCTCACACTCACCTTCCTCCGCGCCAAGCGCGACGAAACCCAACGCCGGACACGACGTCCCGCCGTCGATCTGGGCATCCCGCAGCCCCGGCCCCGCGCGACGGGGGGCAAAGAATGA
- a CDS encoding GntR family transcriptional regulator, with amino-acid sequence MGTTQLESVQEPKYWHLKTVLSEALDSDFAVGEILPNERELAARFGVARATLRQALEQLELEGRLQRRRGVGTTVAPPRVGVAVSTAQHDWTGGGAGEAWQAADCRTAAAPAAVAGLLDVAGEEPVHIVRRIRLTHGQAVAAELLYVPASSVPDLSAIDTPSGPARARSVVRELHRLGLDGQDRSVELGSARADDAKELDRLPGAPVLVVTTRYLAAGGTAAVSVATYRADTCRLTFGDSGDLEISHHDQTRQAS; translated from the coding sequence GTGGGGACCACGCAGCTGGAATCGGTACAGGAGCCGAAGTACTGGCACCTCAAGACCGTGCTCAGTGAGGCACTCGACTCGGACTTTGCGGTGGGGGAGATCCTCCCCAATGAGCGCGAGCTCGCCGCCCGGTTCGGCGTCGCCCGGGCCACGCTCCGGCAGGCCCTGGAGCAGCTCGAACTCGAAGGCAGGCTGCAGCGCCGCCGAGGAGTGGGTACCACCGTCGCCCCGCCGCGCGTGGGCGTCGCCGTCTCCACCGCTCAGCACGACTGGACCGGAGGCGGTGCGGGCGAGGCATGGCAGGCGGCCGACTGCCGGACGGCCGCCGCACCGGCCGCCGTGGCCGGCCTGCTCGACGTGGCAGGCGAGGAGCCCGTCCACATCGTGCGCCGGATCCGACTCACCCACGGACAGGCGGTCGCGGCGGAGCTGCTGTACGTACCGGCGTCCTCTGTCCCGGATCTCTCCGCGATAGACACCCCGTCCGGCCCCGCCAGGGCCCGCAGCGTCGTCCGTGAACTGCACCGGCTGGGCCTCGACGGACAGGACCGATCCGTGGAGCTCGGCTCGGCTCGCGCGGACGACGCCAAGGAACTCGACCGGCTTCCCGGCGCCCCCGTGCTCGTCGTGACGACCCGCTACCTCGCGGCCGGTGGCACGGCTGCCGTCTCCGTCGCCACGTACCGGGCCGACACCTGCCGGCTCACCTTCGGCGACTCGGGCGATCTGGAGATCAGTCACCACGATCAGACCCGCCAGGCATCCTGA